The following proteins come from a genomic window of Acidimicrobiales bacterium:
- a CDS encoding class II aldolase/adducin family protein, which translates to MMWGTEREQLAAASRRVGEGGLVVGTAGNLSVRCGDEHVAVTPTGGVLAKLTADMITVVDLDGKHVDGELAPTSEVPLHLGVYADQPDARAVAHAHALASTAVSCTHDELPAIHYTILQLGGPVRVAPYATFGSEELAANVTAALAGRNAALMQNHGSVAYGRSLDEACERLELLEWLAELYSRSVALGTPRILSDKELEAVIMAAIANKYGAIRKADG; encoded by the coding sequence ATGATGTGGGGGACTGAGCGAGAGCAGCTGGCTGCCGCCAGCCGACGGGTCGGCGAAGGGGGGCTGGTGGTCGGGACCGCCGGCAACCTGTCCGTGCGCTGCGGCGACGAGCACGTGGCCGTGACGCCCACCGGCGGGGTGCTGGCCAAGCTGACGGCCGACATGATCACGGTGGTCGACCTCGACGGCAAGCACGTCGACGGCGAGCTGGCACCGACCTCCGAGGTGCCGCTGCACCTGGGCGTCTACGCCGACCAGCCCGACGCCCGGGCCGTGGCCCACGCCCACGCGCTGGCGTCGACCGCGGTGTCGTGCACGCACGACGAGCTGCCGGCCATCCACTACACGATCCTCCAGCTGGGCGGGCCGGTACGGGTGGCGCCCTACGCCACCTTCGGCTCCGAGGAGCTGGCCGCCAACGTCACCGCGGCGCTCGCGGGCCGCAACGCCGCGCTCATGCAGAACCACGGCTCGGTGGCCTACGGGCGCTCGCTCGACGAGGCCTGCGAACGCCTCGAGCTGCTGGAGTGGCTGGCGGAGCTCTACTCCCGGTCGGTCGCCCTGGGCACACCGCGGATCCTGTCCGACAAGGAACTGGAGGCCGTGATCATGGCCGCCATCGCCAACAAGTACGGCGCGATCCGGAAGGCGGACGGCTGA
- a CDS encoding aminotransferase class III-fold pyridoxal phosphate-dependent enzyme: MGDPTREHEYGITDWPDIDDIVKRCDALVATPPRPLRRDRMEAYLSWFDTHCAGSKAAADEAQQVIPGGVQHNLAFNHPFALAVEKAEGAYLWDVDGNRYIDFLQAGGPTVLGSNYAPVREKVIELLQTCGPVTGLFHDYELKLARLIHDFMPAVEQFRMLGSGTESVMAALRAARAYTGHEHVVKVGGGYHGWSDQVVYALRLPGTGALDATGIPPDNLARTHEFFPHDVDELRSVLEANRDKGGTAALIVEPVGPESGVRPVPYDFAAQARELCDEFGALLIFDEVVTGFRLGLGGAQGYFGVRPDLTVFGKCVAGGYPAAGGVGGSQDVMSVFAGGLSSKGVKVLVGGTLSANPLSCAAGYHSLLEMERTGAPVLAGRAGDRLRAGLEQLIGRYDLPYVTYNFGSIVHLHTSGVLQLDLRDPAAFGEVGPRRHMLEEMGAAFAAEGMITLAGSRLYTSMADTDEVVDDALSRFDRVFSGVG; the protein is encoded by the coding sequence ATGGGCGACCCGACCCGCGAGCACGAGTACGGCATCACCGACTGGCCGGACATCGACGACATCGTCAAGCGCTGCGACGCCCTCGTCGCCACGCCGCCCCGGCCCCTGCGGCGCGACCGCATGGAGGCCTACCTCTCCTGGTTCGACACCCACTGCGCCGGCTCGAAGGCCGCGGCGGACGAGGCCCAGCAGGTCATCCCCGGCGGCGTCCAGCACAACCTGGCCTTCAACCACCCGTTCGCCCTCGCCGTCGAGAAGGCCGAGGGCGCCTACCTGTGGGACGTCGACGGCAACCGCTACATCGACTTCCTCCAGGCCGGCGGCCCCACCGTGCTGGGCAGCAACTACGCCCCGGTGCGCGAGAAGGTGATCGAGCTGCTGCAGACGTGCGGGCCGGTCACCGGTCTGTTCCACGACTACGAGCTGAAGCTGGCCCGCCTCATCCACGACTTCATGCCCGCCGTCGAGCAGTTCCGCATGCTGGGCAGCGGCACCGAGAGCGTGATGGCGGCGCTGCGGGCCGCGCGGGCCTACACCGGCCACGAGCACGTGGTGAAGGTGGGCGGCGGCTACCACGGCTGGAGCGACCAGGTGGTGTACGCCCTGCGGCTGCCCGGCACCGGCGCCCTCGACGCGACCGGCATCCCGCCCGACAACCTGGCCCGCACCCACGAGTTCTTCCCCCACGACGTCGACGAGCTGCGGTCGGTGCTGGAGGCCAACCGCGACAAGGGCGGCACCGCGGCGCTGATCGTCGAGCCCGTCGGCCCCGAGAGCGGTGTGCGGCCGGTGCCGTACGACTTCGCCGCGCAGGCCCGGGAGCTGTGCGACGAGTTCGGGGCGCTGCTGATCTTCGACGAGGTGGTCACCGGGTTCCGGCTCGGCCTCGGCGGCGCCCAGGGCTACTTCGGCGTGCGGCCCGACCTGACCGTGTTCGGCAAGTGCGTCGCCGGTGGCTATCCGGCGGCCGGGGGCGTCGGGGGCAGCCAGGACGTGATGTCGGTGTTCGCCGGCGGGCTGTCGTCGAAGGGCGTGAAGGTGCTGGTGGGCGGCACACTGTCGGCCAACCCGCTGAGCTGCGCCGCCGGCTACCACTCGCTGCTGGAGATGGAGCGCACCGGGGCGCCGGTGCTGGCGGGCCGGGCCGGCGACCGGCTGCGGGCCGGGCTGGAGCAGCTGATCGGGCGCTACGACCTGCCCTACGTCACCTACAACTTCGGGTCGATCGTGCACCTGCACACCTCGGGGGTGCTGCAGCTCGACCTGCGCGACCCGGCGGCGTTCGGCGAGGTCGGCCCCCGGCGTCACATGCTCGAGGAGATGGGCGCGGCGTTCGCCGCCGAGGGGATGATCACCCTCGCCGGCAGCCGGCTGTACACGAGCATGGCCGACACCGACGAGGTGGTCGACGACGCTCTGAGCCGCTTCGACCGCGTCTTCTCCGGCGTGGGATGA